TATTTAGTATATGTGTAGTTTTTATATCATATCTTATCAAGAGTATCTACAATCTGTTTACAGTTTTCAATAAAAAAGAGTCTTTAGAAGAAAAAGAAAACACAAATGAATAGTGACTACGATAAACGGGCTTTAATTAATACAGCAACTATAGAATGGGAAAAAACCGAACAAAAAGGTATTTTCAAAAAAACACTCTCTTTCAATATGGAAGAAGAGACAGCTTTAGTTAAAATGGAAGAGTACTCGAAAGTAAATGAAAATTCTCAAATCAACAATGTAGAAATATTTGTTTTAGAGGGAACTTACATTAATGAATTTGGAAAGTTTGGTAAAGGGAGCTATTTACATCTGCCAAAAGAAGATGAATCTTTTGTCAACACTACAACAGGATGTACAATCTTTAGAAAAACCAATTACTCTAAAAATGATCAACAAATCATCATTGACACATCTGCTTCTGAATGGCTGCCCGGACAAGGAAATTTAGAAGTACTCCCGCTAGATATCCAAACAGCCTTAGTAAAATGGCCTAAAAATGAAAGATTTATCCCTCATAAACATTGGGGTGGAGAGGAAATTTTTGTCTTACAAGGCACTTTTATGGATGAACATGGAAAATATCCAGAGGGTTCCTGGATAAGAAGCCCCCATTTAAGTGAACACTACCCTTATGTAGATGAAGAAACTATAATTTTTGTTAAAACGGGGCACTTGTAATTTAGAAGTTTTTACTCACTAAAATTAGCAAATGCACCTTCAACACTGAGAACACTTTTGTATTTTGTATTTGTAAGTCTTACTTTTTTTGTGTTTAGATCACAAACTGCTATACGAAAGCTTGAACCCATATACGGTTCAACAATGCAGATGATCTTCTCTCCTATTTGACGTGTTGCATGAATATTCCCTTGAAGTGTCGGAAAAAAGTATTGTGGATAACTTAAAGGTGTAATTTCAATGATCTCTACGCTGTTTCTTTTTCTTAGGCTCTCTGCCAGTACCTCAGCATCTTCAAAAGTCTCACACTGAACACACCAGTCATCAAATTTTTTATTAAAATGTTTAAGATCTTCATCTAAAAAACCACCTGCCGGTGATTGTAAAGCGAATATACTCATTATTTACAACCTAATCTATTGAATGTATTACTTTGACTCTTCCAATATCCCCACTGGTTAATCTGACTTTGATACCGTGAGGATGTATTGCAGAATTTGTAAGGATATCTTTTACGATCCCTTCCGTTAATTTACCACTTCTTTGGTCCTGCTTTAAAACTATACTGACCTTAGAACCTGGTTTTATATCTGCTCTTCTTTTCCCATCCATTCTTATTTATCACCATCTTTTTTTGAAGCTTTTATCTGAAATGTACGTGGCTTTCTCTTCGGTTCTGTAACTTTATTGTCGGAATTACGGTCGTTCTTCTTGTTGTCACTGTCACGCTTTTTGTCAAACGGTTTTCTATTTTTATACTCACTCTCAGAACCTTCTTTTCTATCATACTTTTTCTTATCGCTAAAAGGCTTTCTGCTACTTTTCTCATCCGTGGCTTTTTTGTCATGGTTGAATTTGTGCTTTTTTCCCGATTGAGTACGGCGAGACTGATACTCTGCACGTTCTTCTTCAGTACGGACTGTTCCGTCTTTATGATGATTACGCTGACGACGTTTATCAGGATCTGCAGGTTTGCCAAATTTTTTCTTTTCATGGCGTTGTTTTTGATTATATTCCGAGCGGTTTTTGGAAGGACGGTCATTTTGCTTTGGAAACTCTTTTTGAACAGTTTTAACTGGTTCAAAGCCCTCTAAATATTTTTGCGGGATAGTACGACCTAACAAGGTTTCGATCTGGTAAAGCAGTTGTGATTCTTCTTGAAGCAGCAGCCCAATTGAAAGCTCTTTGGCACATGACAAACGCTTAATGTATTGTGAAGCTTTTGCAGGAAGATCAGCATGAATGACAAGATCGAATTGTTGTGCATCTATTTCATCATCGGTCATGACGGTAATGTTTTCAGCACTTTCGAGCGAGAGATTTTCCTTATGTGAAACGGCAATAAGAATAGACTTATCGGCATAATGAGAAATGAGCTGTGTCAACATTTCTTGCTTGCGTGCAGGTTCACAATGGTATAGCCAGTGATTGTTGCGCTTGATGGTAATAGAAGATAACATAGATGTCCTTAAAAAAATATCTCGGGCAGATACAAACGAGTATGGAATTATAGCTGGATTCTCATGAAACAACCGTAAAACGACTTATGCCACAACCTATAAATTTTAGCTAATTCAATTTTTGAATAATTATTATATAATCTATACAGACACGTACAAGGAGATCTAAAGTCACATGAATATTATCCGTCTTCTCTTTTTTCCCTTAGTACTTTTAATAATACTGATGATCTTTGTAAAAAACGGAGATGATACAGATAAACAACCTTTATCAAAAGAATCGACTATCCTTGCTTTTGGTGACAGCTTGACTGCCGGATACGGAGCATCTAGTGGCAAAGACTATCCTTCACAACTGCAACGTCTTAGTGGTATAAAGGTGATTAATGCAGGTATATCTGGAGAGGTTTCTGCTGATGGTTTAAAGCGGCTTCCAGAGTTACTTCAACAATATAAACCTCAAGTCGTCATACTTTGTCACGGAGGTAATGATATATTACGAAAAAAATCGATACATCAGCTACAAGAGAACCTTCGTCAAATGATAGTTCTAGCTCAAAATAATGGTGCTGAAGTACTACTTGTCGCTGTTCCTAACTTTGGTTTATTAGGCTTGTCTCCACTGTCACTATATGAAGTTCTTGCAGATGAGTATAAACTTATGTTTGCTGAGGACGTACTCAGTGATGTTTTGGGAAAGAACCAACTCAAAAGTGACACTATCCACCCTAATGATAAAGGCTATAAAGTTATTGCTGAACGTTTTTATAAGATTTTATCGGATGAAGGACTACTAAAGTAACCCCAGTCTTTCTTAGTTTGGGCTAACCAGCTTTTTTATATTGCGAGGAAGGTGTGCAAAAGGAAACTCTTGCATACCTTGTTTGATATTGTCTTCAAAAATCATTACATCCAAGGTCATTTTTGAAGGGTAAAAGCGAATCACTTCGAAATCTCTGTTTTCAATACTAAAAGTGATGTTTTGATTTTTAAGTTCTATACTTTTTTGTTTTTTCTTCGCCATTTTTTATACCATTTATTTTTTTATGTATTATATTTAAATCAACAACTAATTAGCAAATTTGACGATATGGAAAATTTTTAGTAAGAATGACCACAGTTTTGTAAAAATGTAATCTATTGTAACAATGTTATTTATTTGTATTTTTGATTATATATTTAATGAAGTTTAACATGGTGCGCCCGAAGAGATTCGAACTCCTGACCGCCGGTACCGCAAACCGGTGCTCTATCCAGCTGAGCTACGAGCGCACATCCATTTAAAGGAGGCTGAAATTATAGCACCTTTTCCTTAGAGTTTTATAAAATCTAATCCTCTTTATCTATTTTTTTTACTATTTCGTCTATTTTCTTATTTTGAGTAAAAATTTCATATGTTTGTCTTACATAAGCTTGCAGCATTGTTTTGGCATCATTGTTACCGTCACAATTAAAATCTCTTTGCATTTGTGACTGTAAAAATGTGGCAAATTCGTCTTCCACATCTACGTCAAATCTTCTGCCTCCAATATGTAAGCCTATTTTTTTACTCATTAAATATTAGTCCAGTATACTTTCTATTTTAGCAACTATCTCTTCGATCTCTTGATCTTTTTCCGCGTTGAGTGATGTTAATTTCTCAATCTCTTGATCTTTAATTTCACGTTCTGCTTTAAGAGTCACTACTTCATTTCTTAAAACTTCATTTTCTTCTTTAAGGTTATAAACTTGTTGTAATATCTCTGAAACCTTCGCACTTAATAGTTCTAAAGAAGTTTTTTCCTGCATTTTCTATCCTAACTTTCTGTATCTTTTATATTCCTGTAATTCTATCATAAATCAATACAATGAGATATTTTTTATATCTAATTAGATATAATTTATAAAATTAACGACATAGGTATTAGATAATATGGATAACTTTGAAAAGTATTGTACTCAATTTGTTCAAGAGGTTGGTTCTAAAGAGGGAGCAATCTCACCGACAATAACGTCTTCAGCATCATTTGCTTACGGTGATTGTGAAACAGCGGAGGGGATATTTAACGGTAGTGTTAAAAAACCTTTATATTCTCGTGTGGGTAACCCGACAACTGCAAAACTAGAATCACTCATGGCAATGATGGACGGAGGTGTTGGTGCAGTAGCTACTAGTTCAGGTATGGGTGCAATCACTTTAAGTGTTATGAGCTTACTTGCTAGCGGCGATGAAGTTATAAGTGTCGGTGGACTATTTGNGACATAGGTATTAGATAATATGGATAACTTTGAAAAGTATTGTACTCAATTTGTTCAAGAGGTTGGTTCTAAAGAGGGAGCAATCTCACCGACAATAACGTCTTCAGCATCATTTGCTTACGGTGATTGTGAAACAGCGGAGGGGATATTTAACGGTAGTGTTAAAAAACCTTTATATTCTCGTGTGGGTAACCCGACAACTGCAAAACTAGAATCACTCATGGCAATGATGGACGGAGGTGTTGGTGCAGTAGCTACTAGTTCAGGTATGGGTGCAATCACTTTAAGTGTTATGAGCTTACTTGCTAGCGGCGATGAAGTTATAAGTGTCGGTGGACTATTTGGCGGAACATACTCGTTTTTCACTGAAACAACTGCAAGATTTGGAATCAAAACAAGCTTTTTCGATGTAGATGAGCTCGATGCTATTAAAGCAGCTATCACTTCAAATACAAAAATCATCTTCTTAGAAAGTGTCGGAAATCCAAATATGAGACTTCCGGACATAAAAGCTATTGCGCAAATTGCCAATGAAGCTGGAGTTGCATTAATAGTTGACAATACAATAACACCTCTTAGCATTAAGCCTTTAGAATTAGGTGCAGATATTGCTGTTTATTCGACTACAAAAATTATCTCTGGTAATGCTTCGGCACTTGGCGGTTGTGCAGTATTTCGTGCTATTAATGAAGGTGATGACAAGTTCAAATCTGAAAGATATACTTTTATGGCTAAATTCATCAAAGGGATGGGGAAAATGGCACTTATCCCAAATGCGAAAAAAAGAGCACTAAGAGATTTCGGAATGAGTGCAAATGCACATGCCTCGTATCAAACAATGTTAGGTATGGAAACATTGGCATTAAGAGTTCCAAGAATTGTAAACAGTGTTGAAGTGATCGCAAAAGCATTAAGTGAAAAAGGTTTAAATATCAACCATCCGTGCTTAGAGTCTCATCCACACCATGAACGTTACAAAAGTGACTTTTCAAACGGTTGTGGAACACTACTGACAATTGATATGGGCACGCAGGAAAAAGCATATGAGTTTTTAAATAGAACGAAACTTGCAACTATAACTGCAAATATTGGAGACAGCCGTACATTAGCATTACATATGGCATCAACAATTTATAGTGATTTTAACGAAGATGAAAGAAAGTTTTTGGGAATTACCAATGGTCTTATCCGTGTTTCAATCGGATTGGAAAATCCACAAGATATTATTGAAGACTTCTTAAACGCAGCGGAGTAAAGCTATGGCAACAGAAACAAAATACGAAGTTTCAGAGGATCTTAAACTAAAATATCCTAAAAAGTATAAAGTCTATCTTTTAAATGACGACTATACTACTATGGATTTCGTAGTTGACATCTTGATTGGTATTTTTCATAAAACATATGAACAAGCGCAAGATATCATGTTAGAAGTACATAAAAAAGGACGTGGTATGTGTGGTGTTTATACACATGAAATTGCGGAAACAAAAGTTATGCAGGTGTTATCAAAAGCAAAAGACCACGGTTTTCCGCTAAAAGCTACTATGGAAGAGGAATAAACCATGATTAGCCCTACCCTAAATGATATATTTCAAAAATCTATACTTTATGCAAAGAGATCTCGTCACGAGTATTTAACGATAGAACATGTGTTTTATCTTCTTTTATCTTCACCTGAAGGTTCTTATATCATTGAATCATG
This sequence is a window from Sulfurimonas sp. C5. Protein-coding genes within it:
- a CDS encoding cupin domain-containing protein, which gives rise to MNSDYDKRALINTATIEWEKTEQKGIFKKTLSFNMEEETALVKMEEYSKVNENSQINNVEIFVLEGTYINEFGKFGKGSYLHLPKEDESFVNTTTGCTIFRKTNYSKNDQQIIIDTSASEWLPGQGNLEVLPLDIQTALVKWPKNERFIPHKHWGGEEIFVLQGTFMDEHGKYPEGSWIRSPHLSEHYPYVDEETIIFVKTGHL
- a CDS encoding YwbE family protein, with translation MDGKRRADIKPGSKVSIVLKQDQRSGKLTEGIVKDILTNSAIHPHGIKVRLTSGDIGRVKVIHSID
- a CDS encoding arylesterase, whose amino-acid sequence is MNIIRLLFFPLVLLIILMIFVKNGDDTDKQPLSKESTILAFGDSLTAGYGASSGKDYPSQLQRLSGIKVINAGISGEVSADGLKRLPELLQQYKPQVVILCHGGNDILRKKSIHQLQENLRQMIVLAQNNGAEVLLVAVPNFGLLGLSPLSLYEVLADEYKLMFAEDVLSDVLGKNQLKSDTIHPNDKGYKVIAERFYKILSDEGLLK
- a CDS encoding PLP-dependent transferase, whose translation is MDNFEKYCTQFVQEVGSKEGAISPTITSSASFAYGDCETAEGIFNGSVKKPLYSRVGNPTTAKLESLMAMMDGGVGAVATSSGMGAITLSVMSLLASGDEVISVGGLFXT
- a CDS encoding aminotransferase class I/II-fold pyridoxal phosphate-dependent enzyme; translation: MDNFEKYCTQFVQEVGSKEGAISPTITSSASFAYGDCETAEGIFNGSVKKPLYSRVGNPTTAKLESLMAMMDGGVGAVATSSGMGAITLSVMSLLASGDEVISVGGLFGGTYSFFTETTARFGIKTSFFDVDELDAIKAAITSNTKIIFLESVGNPNMRLPDIKAIAQIANEAGVALIVDNTITPLSIKPLELGADIAVYSTTKIISGNASALGGCAVFRAINEGDDKFKSERYTFMAKFIKGMGKMALIPNAKKRALRDFGMSANAHASYQTMLGMETLALRVPRIVNSVEVIAKALSEKGLNINHPCLESHPHHERYKSDFSNGCGTLLTIDMGTQEKAYEFLNRTKLATITANIGDSRTLALHMASTIYSDFNEDERKFLGITNGLIRVSIGLENPQDIIEDFLNAAE
- the clpS gene encoding ATP-dependent Clp protease adapter ClpS; the encoded protein is MATETKYEVSEDLKLKYPKKYKVYLLNDDYTTMDFVVDILIGIFHKTYEQAQDIMLEVHKKGRGMCGVYTHEIAETKVMQVLSKAKDHGFPLKATMEEE